Proteins encoded by one window of Musa acuminata AAA Group cultivar baxijiao chromosome BXJ2-9, Cavendish_Baxijiao_AAA, whole genome shotgun sequence:
- the LOC135622984 gene encoding BTB/POZ domain-containing protein At1g55760-like, translating into MSERACQVETTPRLAQWRIESLASCTYRKSDPFKIGLWNWYLAVEKSKQLSVKLFPEVSSLTREQPPIASFVIKVVSPSSPNRKTLIHPGIRDRQLKNSDDFVWAIDTLLPGRFIIDVEFLDLKIVPSSGGEPSSIWGSYQVAKHSAATALTTFGRMLADGIHTDITINARGGSIGSHRAVLAARSPVFRSMFSHDLKEKELSAVDICDMSFEACRAFLDFIYGNFQADEFLGHRLALLRAADKYDLSDLKEACHESLLEDIDAKNVLERLQTAHLHRLPELKSSCMRYLVAFGKIYELGEDFSVFLQTADRELIAEIFQEVLAAWKGF; encoded by the exons ATGAGCGAGCGGGCATGCCAGGTGGAGACCACGCCGCGGCTCGCGCAATGGAGGATCGAAAGCCTCGCCTCCTGCACCTACCGCAAGTCCGACCCCTTCAAGATCGGCCTCTGGAACTG GTATCTTGCAGTGGAGAAGAGTAAACAACTGTCTGTGAAGCTGTTCCCTGAGGTTTCAAGCCTCACGAGGGAGCAGCCGCCCATTGCCTCCTTCGTCATCAAGGTTGTCTCCCCATCATCTCCAAACCGCAAGACGCTCATCCATCCAG GAATCCGGGACAGGCAGCTGAAGAACAGCGACGACTTTGTATGGGCAATCGACACCCTGCTCCCCGGCAGATTCATAATCGACGTTGAATTCCTTGATCTAAAGATTGTGCCGTCATCA GGTGGCGAGCCTTCTTCAATTTGGGGCAGCTACCAGGTCGCGAAGCACTCGGCGGCCACCGCCCTCACCACTTTCGGCCGGATGCTGGCCGACGGCATCCACACCGACATCACGATCAACGCCAGGGGCGGCAGCATCGGCTCGCACCGCGCCGTCCTCGCGGCGAGGTCGCCCGTCTTCCGCAGCATGTTCTCGCACGACCTCAAGGAGAAGGAACTCTCTGCCGTCGACATATGCGACATGTCCTTCGAGGCTTGCCGGGCCTTCCTCGACTTCATCTACGGAAACTTCCAGGCCGACGAGTTCCTCGGCCACCGCCTCGCACTCCTGCGAGCGGCCGACAAGTATGACCTATCGGACCTGAAGGAGGCGTGCCACGAGAGCCTTTTGGAAGACATCGATGCTAAGAACGTGCTCGAGAGGCTGCAAACCGCCCACCTCCACCGTTTGCCTGAGCTGAAGAGCAGCTGCATGAGGTACCTGGTGGCCTTCGGAAAGATCTATGAGCTCGGTGAAGATTTCAGTGTCTTCCTGCAGACTGCCGATAGGGAGCTCATAGCTGAAATATTTCAGGAAGTTCTTGCTGCCTGGAAAGGTTTCTAG